One Oncorhynchus masou masou isolate Uvic2021 chromosome 18, UVic_Omas_1.1, whole genome shotgun sequence DNA window includes the following coding sequences:
- the LOC135504178 gene encoding melanocortin receptor 3-like has translation MNNTYRHLLPLDLQLNETTRESMAGEDEQGNLTGIEPGLCEAVHIQAEVFLTLGIVSLLENILVILAVVKNKNLHSPMYVLLCSLAAADMLVSVSNSLETVVIAALNSRLIVADDHFIQLMDNFFDSIICISLVASICNLLAITIDRYVTIFYALRYHSIVTMRRAVLAIGGIWLTCVFCGIVFIVYSESKAVVVCLIIMFFTMLVLMATLYVHMFLLARLHIKRIAVLPAEGVVPQRTCMKGAITITILLGVFVCCWAPFFLHLILLITCPKNQLCVCYMSHFTTYLVLIMCNSVIDPVIYAFRSLEMRKTFKEILCCFSATCTIFHCKY, from the coding sequence ATGAACAATACTTATAGACATCTGCTGCCGCTGGACCTTCAGCTCAATGAAACCACCAGGGAGTCTATGGCTGGGGAGGACGAACAGGGGAACCTGACCGGCATCGAGCCTGGTCTGTGTGAGGCAGTCCACATCCAAGCTGAGGTGTTCCTAACACTGGGGATCGTCAGCCTTCTTGAGAATATCTTGGTGATCTTGGCAGTGGTGAAGAACAAGAACCTCCACTCACCCATGTACGTACTCCTGTGTAGTCTTGCTGCTGCTGACATGCTTGTGAGTGTCTCCAACTCACTAGAGACGGTGGTTATCGCTGCGCTGAACAGTCGGTTGATTGTGGCAGATGACCACTTTATTCAACTCATGGACAACTTCTTTGACTCCATCATCTGTATCTCCCTGGTGGCCTCAATCTGTAACCTTTTAGCTATCACCATTGATCGTTACGTGACCATCTTCTACGCCCTACGCTACCACAGCATCGTGACGATGCGGCGGGCTGTCCTGGCCATCGGTGGCATCTGGCTGACATGTGTGTTCTGTGGGATAGTCTTCATCGTCTACTCAGAGAGCAAGGCAGTCGTTGTGTGTCTGATCATCATGTTCTTCACCATGCTGGTGCTCATGGCCACTCTGTATGTTCACATGTTCCTGCTGGCGAGGCTTCACATCAAGCGCATCGCTGTTCTGCCCGCGGAGGGTGTGGTGCCCCAGAGGACCTGCATGAAGggagccatcaccatcaccatcctccTAGGTGTGTTCGTATGCTGCTGGGCACCTttcttcctccacctcatcctcctcatcaccTGTCCCAAGAACCAGCTCTGTGTCTGCTACATGTCCCACTTTACCACCTACCTGGTGCTcatcatgtgtaactctgtcatAGACCCCGTTATCTATGCCTTCCGCAGTCTCGAGATGCGCAAAACCTTCAAGGAGATCCTCTGTTGTTTCAGTGCCACTTGTACTATTTTCCACTGTAAATACTGA